From the Manihot esculenta cultivar AM560-2 chromosome 3, M.esculenta_v8, whole genome shotgun sequence genome, one window contains:
- the LOC110611201 gene encoding zinc transporter 1, which produces MNKPSLLFLACLLFLACLLFLPLSASAECTCDQNTAENDRTKTLKYKLVAISSILIASALGVTLPIFSKKIPSFHPENNFFFLIKAFAAGVILATGFVHILPDAFDSLTSACLEEKPWGDFPFAGFVAMVSAIITMMIDSFANSYYRRLHFSKALPVSGNEEMEGKHEGHVHVHTHASHGHAHGSAFVADDSEISGHFRHRVVSQVLELGIVVHSVIIGISLGASESSNTIKPLVAALTFHQFFEGMGLGGCISQAKFKSQAVAVMVLFFSMTTPTGIAIGIGISQSYDKNTPTALIVEGVLNSAAAGILIYMALVDLLAEDFMNSKMQSNFRLQLGASISLVFGIGFMSLLAKWA; this is translated from the exons ATGAACAAGCCTTCCCTTCTCTTTCTTGCTTGTCTTCTCTTTCTTGCTTGTCTTCTCTTTCTTCCTCTTTCAGCATCTGCAGAGTGCACTTGTGATCAAAATACTGCAGAGAATGACAGGACCAAAACGCTTAAATACAAGCTGGTGGCAATTTCCTCAATTCTCATAGCAAGTGCTCTTGGTGTCACTCTTCCCATCTTTAGCAAGAAAATCCCATCTTTTCACCCAGAAAATAATTTCTTCTTCCTCATCAAGGCCTTTGCTGCTGGTGTAATTCTCGCAACTGGGTTCGTTCACATATTGCCAGATGCTTTCGACAGCTTAACAAGCGCTTGCCTTGAAGAAAAGCCATGGGGTGATTTCCCTTTTGCTGGTTTTGTAGCAATGGTTTCTGCAATCATCACAATGATGATCGACTCTTTTGCTAATAGTTATTATAGAAGATTGCATTTCAGTAAGGCTTTGCCTGTGAGTGGAAACGAGGAGATGGAAGGAAAGCACGAGGGACATGTGCATGTTCATACACATGCCTCTCATGGGCATGCTCATGGCTCTGCTTTTGTTGCTGATGATTCTGAGATTTCTGGCCATTTCAGGCATAGGGTTGTGTCACAG GTTTTGGAGTTGGGAATTGTGGTTCATTCAGTGATAATAGGGATTTCATTGGGAGCTTCTGAAAGCAGTAACACAATTAAGCCCCTTGTAGCAGCACTCACTTTCCATCAATTCTTTGAAGGCATGGGACTTGGTGGTTGCATTTCTCAG GCAAAATTTAAGTCTCAGGCAGTAGCCGTTATGGtattatttttctcaatgaCAACTCCAACAGGAATAGCAATCGGAATAGGAATATCACAAAGTTACGATAAGAATACACCAACAGCTCTCATAGTGGAAGGAGTCTTGAACTCAGCAGCTGCCGGGATATTAATATACATGGCACTTGTTGATCTACTTGCTGAAGATTTTATGAATTCTAAAATGCAATCCAATTTTAGGTTGCAGCTTGGTGCTAGCATTTCACTTGTTTTTGGCATAGGCTTTATGTCTTTGCTTGCCAAATGGGCATAG